One window from the genome of Pseudanabaena yagii GIHE-NHR1 encodes:
- a CDS encoding mechanosensitive ion channel domain-containing protein: MLQTSSNHLFIWAIALIVGLALSVIILGEVIYRLQHRRRPLAATLQVVRNLVLPMFAFMLFVQYVLQRPASDDIVKSVQTLFWICVLHAALSLLNAVIFEQAKADTWRARVPKLLIDLFRLFLVLLGTAIVLATVWNADLAGLVTALGVSSIVIGLALQDTLGSVMSGIALLFERPFSVGDWLKVGEIQGQVIDINWRAVRLITFEREMVIIPHKLMGNEIIRNYSRPLALHAERIRVGFSYKDPPNLAKHVLHNTALETQGILKNPDPQIFTVSYDDSAITYEVKFFIADYGELEEIRDRFMSRLWYAAQRNSLTIPFPIRTLYHFHGPTSEAKGTSKKFTESLQSLPAFVPLDKSTHPNTSTSGIALQHFGAGETVIKQGAENNSLYIVVAGSAMMMVRDTTGNSHEMLMVKNGEFFGEMTLFSGETSPISVTAVEDLEVMMISAEAVNQMIDRQPNFAREISQILETRRRVVNTIQNI, from the coding sequence ATGCTTCAAACTAGTTCCAATCATTTATTTATTTGGGCGATCGCCTTAATCGTCGGACTGGCTCTATCCGTGATAATCCTTGGTGAAGTGATCTATCGCCTCCAACATCGCCGCCGCCCCCTTGCCGCCACATTGCAAGTAGTGCGGAATTTAGTTTTGCCGATGTTTGCCTTCATGTTGTTTGTGCAGTATGTGCTACAACGTCCTGCCAGTGATGACATCGTCAAGAGCGTGCAAACTCTCTTTTGGATTTGTGTACTCCATGCGGCGCTCTCGTTACTGAATGCTGTCATTTTTGAGCAAGCCAAAGCCGACACTTGGCGGGCGCGAGTTCCCAAATTATTAATCGATTTATTTCGCCTATTTTTAGTACTGCTCGGTACAGCGATCGTCCTTGCTACAGTGTGGAATGCGGACTTAGCGGGATTAGTGACGGCTCTGGGCGTGAGTTCGATTGTCATTGGTTTAGCGCTTCAGGATACTCTCGGTAGCGTCATGTCAGGGATTGCCCTCTTGTTTGAGCGACCTTTTTCCGTAGGTGATTGGCTAAAGGTTGGTGAAATTCAAGGCCAGGTTATTGATATCAATTGGCGAGCCGTGCGCTTGATTACCTTCGAGCGCGAGATGGTGATTATTCCTCACAAGTTGATGGGCAATGAAATCATTCGTAATTACAGCCGTCCGCTAGCTCTCCATGCTGAACGCATTCGTGTGGGCTTCTCTTACAAAGATCCTCCTAATCTGGCTAAGCATGTTCTCCACAATACGGCGCTAGAAACTCAAGGCATTCTCAAAAATCCCGATCCCCAGATTTTTACGGTTTCTTATGATGATTCGGCAATTACCTATGAGGTGAAATTTTTTATTGCGGATTATGGCGAATTAGAGGAAATACGCGATCGCTTTATGAGTCGTCTCTGGTACGCTGCTCAACGCAATAGCTTGACGATTCCCTTCCCCATCAGGACTCTCTATCATTTTCATGGTCCCACCTCTGAGGCAAAAGGAACCTCGAAAAAGTTTACCGAAAGTCTGCAATCTCTCCCCGCCTTTGTGCCATTGGATAAGTCTACGCACCCCAATACATCGACTTCAGGAATTGCCTTGCAGCATTTCGGCGCGGGAGAAACGGTGATTAAGCAAGGTGCTGAAAACAACTCTCTCTACATCGTGGTTGCAGGCAGTGCGATGATGATGGTGCGGGATACCACTGGCAATAGTCACGAAATGCTGATGGTCAAAAATGGTGAGTTCTTTGGTGAGATGACGCTATTTTCGGGCGAGACAAGTCCGATTTCGGTAACTGCGGTTGAGGATTTGGAAGTGATGATGATTTCGGCGGAAGCAGTCAATCAAATGATCGATCGCCAGCCCAACTTTGCCCGTGAAATCAGCCAAATCCTAGAAACCCGTCGCCGTGTGGTAAATACAATTCAGAATATTTAA
- a CDS encoding DUF29 domain-containing protein: MTQAYLETQDINETENNSLDSLTNLYESDFNLWVEATAQLLREGRLADLDVVNLLEEVQSMGNSDKHALSSDLVVVLLHLLKWQYQPNKRTRSWEKSIAEHRRRIDERFEASPSLKRYYLQIFDKCYRNARKQAKIETRLPLAHFPEICPFTSEQVLDEDFLPE, translated from the coding sequence ATGACACAGGCTTACTTAGAGACACAGGATATTAACGAAACCGAAAATAATTCCCTTGATTCACTTACTAATCTCTATGAAAGTGATTTTAATCTCTGGGTTGAGGCAACAGCTCAGCTATTGCGTGAGGGCAGATTAGCAGATCTAGATGTGGTGAATTTACTCGAAGAAGTGCAATCGATGGGAAATAGTGACAAACATGCTTTGAGTAGTGATTTAGTTGTGGTTTTACTACATTTGCTGAAATGGCAATATCAGCCGAATAAACGCACAAGAAGTTGGGAAAAAAGTATCGCTGAGCATCGTCGTCGCATAGATGAACGCTTTGAAGCTAGTCCTAGTTTGAAAAGATATTATTTGCAAATATTTGATAAATGCTATCGAAATGCAAGGAAACAAGCCAAAATTGAAACGAGACTGCCTTTAGCGCATTTTCCTGAGATTTGTCCCTTTACTTCTGAGCAAGTGCTTGATGAAGATTTTTTGCCTGAATAG
- a CDS encoding type II toxin-antitoxin system VapC family toxin, protein MTIFIDTSFIIALINERDQYHTQALDLSDRYIDQTLAITDAVLLEIANSLARRYKTEAIEVIEQFLNSEDVEVIRLTSEIFDRAFELYKTRPDKEWGLVDCISFIVMKDRQIQKVLTFDQHFAQAGFQIL, encoded by the coding sequence TTGACAATATTCATTGACACTTCATTCATCATTGCCCTCATCAACGAACGCGATCAATATCACACACAAGCCCTAGATTTAAGCGATCGCTACATCGATCAGACCCTAGCTATCACCGATGCAGTCCTTCTCGAAATCGCCAACTCCCTAGCGCGTAGATACAAAACCGAAGCAATAGAAGTAATCGAACAATTTCTCAATTCAGAAGATGTAGAAGTTATCCGCCTCACATCAGAAATCTTTGACCGTGCCTTTGAGCTATACAAAACCCGTCCAGACAAAGAATGGGGCTTAGTAGATTGCATCTCATTTATCGTCATGAAAGATCGTCAAATTCAAAAAGTTCTCACCTTCGATCAACATTTTGCCCAAGCAGGATTCCAGATCCTTTAG